One part of the Aricia agestis chromosome Z, ilAriAges1.1, whole genome shotgun sequence genome encodes these proteins:
- the LOC121739054 gene encoding protein SERAC1, whose protein sequence is MSLRERLKPALKILKAVSICGSGVLLVAYHLNKTYASIDRIINSNVLDAEKKFAPEYIYIDDPSFDATIKAEHNKQEKQTVGLARIWKSLKYSLAWKLLWLCRHGTKEQRSIAIEQLAAFKNNKVWDCFKLAQALDKNTAVLLARTRGADLRYFLPPPIHVRRAASTSDLLSFKLRDMIAAVQKINPHGCIHYFLNKYFVNMLDHVMEVDSAPAKPDSISEKDLCLLCLDALYHHVSLFNNKTYAEDSSAQLLIKLGILPKLAEALLRYRNDIDIDLAVLRLLTVLSVHSELLTDFFQNGLIGELSRLLRASDIRLSSSAAVCLVNLSGEFCYRPGLYLLHPIYRTRVAHTCDTLLVHGLRGGVFVTWRQRDKSCREPVGFRDAAISDIDSELNKENLEVDQYLDPDMQQVIHDIIESEEETLLSTVEVVLEDLPIAAKREVVNEKYTAKQKRVALQQEKQDRIHYTQCWPKDWLPKDCDNIRVVGVNYWSTLSDWLERCPLQNAEITARAQELSDKLYDADVGKHNIIWLAHSMGGLIVKKILTDIAETSDSPYKPLCEKTKAIVFYSTPHKGSSLASMPRAASAILWPSKDVKQLRENSPMLLEMHNSFIKIADKLQWETISFAETLPTLVTAFKVPIHFVEPHSADLGRGVYYQLPLDHLSICKPATRQSILYTSVLNVLLDAATQEAQVKVRNPLIQRIIDLIYIAISTKIRVLVDVFEQHESPDVAKINDILLQASTDDFVI, encoded by the exons ATGAGCTTGCGAGAGAGACTAAAGCCAGCACTAAAGATTCTTAAAGCGGTTTCAATATGTGGAAGCGGAGTGTTACTTGTTGCTTaccatttaaataaaacatacgCAAGTATCGATAGAATTATAAATTCTAATGTTTTGGATGCTGAAAAGAAGTTTGCTCCTGAGTACATCTATATAGATGACCCCTCCTTTGATGCAACTATAAAAGCAGAGCACAATAAACAAGAAAAACAGACGGTAGGACTTGCCCGTATATGGAAAAGTCTAAAGTATTCATTGGCCTGGAAACTCTTGTGGCTATGCCGTCATGGTACTAAAGAACAGCGGTCCATAGCCATTGAGCAGTTGGCTGCCTTCAAGAATAACAAAGTGTGGGATTGTTTCAAACTCGCCCAAGCATTAGATAAAAACACCGCTGTACTCCTAGCAAGAACGCGCGGTGCTGACTTACG GTATTTCCTGCCGCCTCCCATACATGTGCGTAGAGCGGCCTCAACATCTGACCTTCTGTCGTTCAAGCTCAGGGATATGATTGCAGCGGTTCAGAAAATTAACCCACATGGCTGCATACATTACTTTCTCAACAAGTACTTTGTGAATATGCTAGATCATGTGATGGAGGTGGACAGTGCCCCAGCTAAACCAGACAGCATCAGCGAGAAAGATCTCTGCCTGCTATGTTTAGATGCATTATATCATCATGTGTCCCTGTTCAACAATAAAACTTACGCAGAGGACTCATCAGCTCaactattaataaaattaggaaTTCTGCCAAAACTAGCTGAAGCCCTCCTGCGATATAGAAACGACATAGACATAGATCTGGCAGTGCTACGTCTCCTCACAGTACTGAGCGTACACAGTGAGCTGTTGACAGACTTTTTTCAAAATGGCCTTATCGGTGAACTTTCCAGACTTCTACGAGCAAGTGATATTCGTTTATCTAGTTCTGCTGCTGTTTGCTTGGTGAACCTTTCAGGGGAGTTTTGTTACAGACCTGGCCTCTACCTCCTTCATCCGATCTACCGAACTAGAGTAGCCCACACTTGTGACACTCTACTCGTCCATGGACTCCGAGGAGGTGTCTTCGTGACTTGGAGACAAAGGGACAAAAGCTGTCGTGAACCGGTCGGTTTCAGAGATGCTGCTATCTCAGATATTGACAGCGAATTGAACAAGGAAAATTTGGAAGTTGATCAATATCTTGATCCAGATATGCAGCAAGTTATTCATGATATCATCGAATCAGAGGAGGAGACTTTGCTGTCCACTGTCGAGGTAGTGCTAGAAGATCTTCCAATTGCAGCAAAAAGAGAAGTAGTAAATGAAAAGTACACAGCTAAACAAAAGCGGGTCGCCTTACAGCAGGAGAAGCAAGATAGAATTCACTATACCCAGTGCTGGCCGAAGGACTGGTTGCCAAAAGACTGTGATAATATTAGAGTAGTTGGCGTCAACTATTGGAGTACATTGTCAGACTGGCTGGAGCGATGTCCACTGCAAAATGCGGAGATCACGGCCCGAGCCCAGGAGCTGTCGGACAAACTGTATGATGCTGATGTcggtaaacataatataatttggttAGCTCATTCCATGGGTGGTTTGATAGTTAAAAAGATTCTTACAGATATAGCAGAAACTAGCGACTCACCCTATAAGCCTCTGTGTGAAAAAACAAAAGCCATTGTATTCTACAGCACTCCACACAAGGGAAGCTCCCTCGCTTCCATGCCTCGGGCAGCATCTGCCATACTCTGGCCGTCAAAGGATGTTAAACAGCTGCGAGAAAACTCTCCTATGTTGCTGGAAATGCACAActcatttattaaaattgccgATAAATTACAGTGGGAGACAATTAGTTTTGCGGAGACTTTGCCAACTTTAGTCACCGCCTTCAAGGTTCCCATTCACTTTGTTGAACCACACTCGGCAGACCTGGGCCGGGGAGTCTACTATCAGCTTCCTCTGGATCATTTATCGATCTGCAAACCTGCAACCAGACAATCTATTTTATATACATCAGTATTAAATGTTTTGTTAGATGCTGCTACACAAGAAGCTCAAGTCAAAGTTCGTAATCCACTCATCCAGAGAATCATAGATCTTATTTATATAGCCATAAGTACTAAAATAAGAGTTCTAGTGGATGTATTCGAACAACACGAAAGTCCTGACGTTGCAAAAATCAATGATATACTGTTACAAGCCTCTACTGATGATTTTGTGATATAA